The DNA region CCTTTTGGTTTTCAGAGCGTTCAGATACAGGATGCTGTAACCTGAAGCTGTAGAAATTGGGTTAGCTAAAATTCGCGGACCATCGATGTATTGGAAAGCTGTTGCGCTTAACCCTAAACGGTTTTGCAGGAATTTGATATCAAAACCTTCTTCGTAGTTAACACGGGTTGATGTTTTGATGTTATTGATGTATAAGTAGTTGGTTGCATAACCAGCAGTTGTATTATTGTATGGTTTGCTGGTTGAATATGATGTATTTAAAGAATAATCCGGTCCGTTATATGGAGATGTATAGGTTGAGCCATACCCCAGCGGATTGTTAAATAACGAAGCACCGGTGCTGCCGCCAAACGCAGTGATTGAGCTGAATGGAGCCGGGCCTATAGTTGAGCTTGAAGCATCTGCTTTTACGTTAGCGTATGAACCACGAGCTTTCAAAAATGAAATAAACTCAGGCATTTTAACATAATCAGAAATTACAGTAGCCAAAGAAGCACTCGGGTAAGTGTAAGTTGTAGCGTTTTGGAAAGCGCTTGACCTGTCACGACGGTAAGTACCTGATAAGGTAGCGTATTTACCAAATGACATATCCAGTGAAGCATAAATACTGAATACTCTTTCAGACGCGTTGAAGCTGGTTGCCTGAATAGGGTTTTTTGAGTTGCTGAAGGCATAAACCTCAGGTACGTTCAAATAATCTGTTGATGTCCAGTTTGAATTATATGACATCTCACGTAAGTTAGAACCCACTAAACCAGACAGATTTAAGAATTTCTTGATGGTATAGTTATAATTCAGGATCAACTCCGTATTGTTATCAAATAAGTTCCTGCGATCCTCGCGATAGTCGCCCTGATTGCCTTCACGACCGTAAGGGTGGGCGCTGAAAGGAAGTTTTTCGGTACGTAACAGGTCATAGGTATCAATTTGTGAACGTAACCTCAAATTCAAGTTATCGTTGAATTTATAAGTAGCGCCTAAATAACCGTAAACGTCATTTTTGTAATGACCACGAGTCCACTCTTTTGTTAACAGGTATGGGTTATGGTAACGTTGATATTCGGCAAATACCGATTGCACACCAACTTTACCTGGCTGCCAGATTCCTTTGATATCAGGTGCGTCGATATTCCAGTCGGCGCCTGTCCAAACAGCTATATTATAGATGATACTGTTAGGACCGTACTGAACGTCGGGGAAATTATCAGTTGACTGCCTGTTAAAATCAATATTACCCTCAAAGGTTAATTTAGGAATAGGGGTAAATGATGCGTAAAGGTTAGCGTTAGCTATATTTAAATATTGCGAAGGGATATAACTTGTTTGATGTTGCTGCGACACCGAAAAACGGGTTACATAGTTATCACCAACGGCGCCGATTGAAACATTGTTGTTAGTTTGGCTACCAACTTGTAAAAAGCGCTTAAGGTTGTCTTTACCACGGGCAACCCACGGGGTTCCCTGGCGAACGCCGTTAACAACAGGGCTGTCATACTGGGGAATAAGCTGTCCGTTAAAATAAGGCCCCCAAACGTCGTAGTCACCGTCTACACCGCCTGGTGCACCACCTTTACCATCTACAAACTGGTAAAAAGTATTTTCGCCCGGACCAAATGAACTTTGTATACGAGGAAATGCCAGGAAACCTGTGTTTAATACCGTGCTGCTGTTTATATCAATGGTTAAGCCTTTCTTGTTTTTAGCACCATTTTTGGTGGTGATCAAAATAGCACCAAACTGTGCGCGGCTGCCATACAGGGCTGCGGCGGCCGGGCCTTTCAATACTGTATAGGTTTCAATATCGTCGGGACTGATGTTATAAGTATCTGTATTAATAGGGAAACCATCAACAACATATAGTGATACCTGGTTACCCCTAATCAATACGTTAGGGTTGCCCAATAACTCGGCCGATGGGCCTACCGATACACCTGCAACTTTACCTATTAAACCTGTAACAGGGTTAGGATCACGAGCCGTGGTCAACGCGTCGCCTTGCACTGTTTGAATTGCATAGCCCACTCGCCTGGTTTCTTTTTTGATACCAAGAGCAGTTACAACAACCTCATTAAGGGATTTATTATCGCCGGTAAGGCTTACGTTTATAATTGGTTTATCAGCTACTACAACGGATTGCGAGGTATAACCAATAAAAGAAAAAACGAGGGTTTGACCTGCGCTGGCGTTTATTATATAACGGCCATCAATATCGGTAACAGTGCCTTTATTTTGTTCTTTAATTCTTACACTTACGCCAGGGAGCGGCAAGTGTTTGTCATCGGTAACAGTACCGCTTATTTTGGTTTGTCCGAATAAAATAGATGGAGCTACGCAAAATAACAAAACCGTTACTACGATTTTTAATCTCTGGTAAATCTTGTTCATCTGCTAAAGTTTAAGGGTGAAATAGTTAAATTTTTCATGCAGCAATACTAAACTTTGTTTATTATTAGTAAACCAATTTAGTATTAAGCTATACTTAACTTGATGTTCACCCTGTGTTAAGCAGGTGATTTTTGTAACAGGCAGATTATAAATTAATCACAAAAACTTAATATAGTATTATTCATTTACCACTTGCAGATGCACCAGCGCAATAGCTTTTAAATGATTAAGGTTATTTACGGGTACATGCATTTCCTTGGCCATGTCGTCCCAGTAGCGCAGCCTGATGATAAGTTCGGCATCCTGGTTTAATTCAAATTCTGCAGCTTCGGCCGCAGTCATCACGCCTCCCTGAAATTCGAGGGTTGCTTTACTGGCATCCGACAGGCGATTATAGTATTCGGGGTATTTATAGGTAAGGTATCTTTTGGCAATTACATGGCCCTGCACCAGGTTGGCAACCCTTTCAGAAAACCCACGCTCCAACAGGTAATCGGCACCCAGGCGCTCATGGTCAACATTGCCCATGCCATCCATACTTTCTACTTCTTCAGCATCGGCACAAAGATGGCCTATATCATGGAAAAAAGCTGCAAGTACAACCTCATCGTCATAGCCTTCAGCCTCAGCAAGTGAAGCTGCCTGCGACATATGCTCCAGTTGAGAAACAGGCTCCCCGATATAATCGGCATCGCCAAATTTTTCGTATAAAGAAAATACTTCTTCAACTACAGCTTTCGGATTATATTGAGATGGTGCCATGCTATTAAAATTTTTAGGTGCAAATAAACAGCATACAGGTTAGGTAATTATTAAATATTCATGAAATATATTAATCAGAACCCATATTTAACATTAATTTTTAATACAACAGGCTCATCTTATATTAAGATAGACAATTTCAAAACTCACCTATTGTTTATGAAACTTAATTAATACAACAATATTATATAAACATCCGTTAACATTTACACTATACTGTTCAAAGCGTAACAAAAAAATCATTTTGGATAAATAGCCTGATTAATTACTTTGCGCACCAAATAACCCGCTATAAATGGAAGAAGACATACTGATACAGATCAGTAACCGGATAAAAGAACGCCGCCGGGAAAAAAACATAACCGTACAGGAACTTGCCATAAGGGCCAATGTAAGTAAAGGCCTGATATCCCAAATTGAAAATAGCCGCACTATCCCATCCCTTATCGTCCTGATAGATATTATTAAAGCACTGGAGATAGATTTGAACGAGTTTTTTAAAGATATGCGTTCAAAAAGCGACCATCTCCCGGTTTTAGTAAAGCGTAAACACGAGTACGATCATTTTGAAAAAGAACATGCTGAGGGCTTTCATTATCAGCGCATTTTTACCCAATCAATAAGTCAAAGTACTGTTGATATTGTAATACTGGAGCTTGAGCCCGATGCAACTCGTCCGCTTGTTGAAACCGAAGCATTTGAATATAAATATATCCTATCCGGGCAGGTGGCTTACCAGTTTAATGACGATACCATAACCCTTAACCAGGGCGATAGCATGCTCTTTGACGGGCGCATCCCCCACACCCCAAAAAACATGAGCGATACCACGGCCAGTATGCTGGTAATCTATTTTTTTGAAGAGAAGAAATAGAGGGGCAGTCCGGAAGTCCGAAGTCCGGAAAGTCCGAAAGTTGAAGAAGGGGATAGAGCAAAAAGCTTACAACCCTTCCGCTTCTATGCTTTTTACTTCCGACATCTGACTTTCGGACTCCCCACTTCACACAACTTTAACACTAATTTAGTTTAATTTTAATAAAAAAAGTTTAGTATTGCTAAACTATTATATTTGTTATTATGAGCATAAAATTAGTGGTATTTGATATAGCCGGCACTACGGTTAAAGATGATCATGAAGTTAGCAAGGCTTTCAGGGCTGCCATGCAGAAGTCTGGTTACGAGGTTGAACTGGAGAAAATAGACCCTTTGATGGGCTATGAGAAAACCCTCGCTATCCGCAAAATGCTTGCTGAACACGAGGCTGATCAATCAGTTATTACCGACGGATTGGTAACCACTATCCATAAAGAATTTGTGCAGCAAATGATTAACTTTTATCAGTTTGAGCCGGGTATTGAACCCTTGCCAAACGTAGAGGAAACATTTGCAAAACTGCATGAACAGGGTGTTAAAGTGGGCATCAATACCGGCTTCTCGCGCGATATAGCCGATACCATTGTTAACCGCCTTCAATGGCATGAAAAAGGCCTGATTGATTACGTTGTTGGTTCAGATGAGGTGGAACTTGGTCGCCCACATCCTTTCATGATCCGGAAAATGATGGAAGAAGCCGGCATTACTGATCCGCTGGAAGTTGCTAAAGTAGGTGATACCGAGGTCGATGTGCGCGAAGGGCAAAACACCGGCTGCAGGTACTCCATAGGTGTAACCACTGGCATTTTCACCCGTGCCGAGCTGGAAACCTATAATCCTACCTATATTATTGATGATATTGCACAAGTAGTTGAGATCATAAACCAATAGTATAATGAGGCTGATTGAAAGTTTACGTGCAAAAGTAGCCCAATTGCCTTATGCACTGATTTCAGTTTTGGCAGCAGTGTCAGCTTTTGGAACGTATACATCCATGTATGCTTTCCGTAAGGCATTTGCAGCGGCAACTTTCACAGGTCATGAGTATTTTCATGTTGATTATAAGGTTTGGCTGGTTATAGCACAGGTTATTGGTTATATGAGCAGCAAGTTTTACGGCATAAAATTTATAGCCGAAGTTAACAGCAAAACCCGCGCCCGCTATATTTTAACCCTTATAGGGATTGCCTGGGCGGCGCTGCTGGCCTTTGCTTTTGTACCCGCTCCGTGGAACATCGTCTTCCTCTTTATAAACGGCTTCCCGTTGGGCCTGATCTGGGGATTGGTTTTTGGTTATCTGGAAGGCCGCCGCTCAACGGAGTTCATGGCCTCGGTATTATCTATCAGCCTCATTTTTGCATCGGGCTTTGTAAAAACAACCGGACGTACCTTAATAACCGGTTTCCATGTAAACGAATACTATATGCCTTTTTTAACAGGGGCGGTATTTGCACTGCCACTGTTATTTTTTGTAGGTTGTATGGAGCTTATCCCCGCACCTACCGC from Mucilaginibacter sp. SJ includes:
- a CDS encoding SusC/RagA family TonB-linked outer membrane protein, with product MNKIYQRLKIVVTVLLFCVAPSILFGQTKISGTVTDDKHLPLPGVSVRIKEQNKGTVTDIDGRYIINASAGQTLVFSFIGYTSQSVVVADKPIINVSLTGDNKSLNEVVVTALGIKKETRRVGYAIQTVQGDALTTARDPNPVTGLIGKVAGVSVGPSAELLGNPNVLIRGNQVSLYVVDGFPINTDTYNISPDDIETYTVLKGPAAAALYGSRAQFGAILITTKNGAKNKKGLTIDINSSTVLNTGFLAFPRIQSSFGPGENTFYQFVDGKGGAPGGVDGDYDVWGPYFNGQLIPQYDSPVVNGVRQGTPWVARGKDNLKRFLQVGSQTNNNVSIGAVGDNYVTRFSVSQQHQTSYIPSQYLNIANANLYASFTPIPKLTFEGNIDFNRQSTDNFPDVQYGPNSIIYNIAVWTGADWNIDAPDIKGIWQPGKVGVQSVFAEYQRYHNPYLLTKEWTRGHYKNDVYGYLGATYKFNDNLNLRLRSQIDTYDLLRTEKLPFSAHPYGREGNQGDYREDRRNLFDNNTELILNYNYTIKKFLNLSGLVGSNLREMSYNSNWTSTDYLNVPEVYAFSNSKNPIQATSFNASERVFSIYASLDMSFGKYATLSGTYRRDRSSAFQNATTYTYPSASLATVISDYVKMPEFISFLKARGSYANVKADASSSTIGPAPFSSITAFGGSTGASLFNNPLGYGSTYTSPYNGPDYSLNTSYSTSKPYNNTTAGYATNYLYINNIKTSTRVNYEEGFDIKFLQNRLGLSATAFQYIDGPRILANPISTASGYSILYLNALKTKRSGYEGTIEGTPIKNLGGFTWNVLVNVATNKEVYKELPAGQDTYNTFFKVGDRTDKLYGSAFVRTPEGQIINDAAGKPLVKPVAQYLGNENAKYTWAVSNKLRYKNFTMGFQFDGSVGGVIIDYMHNKTMRGGANIETATGALGDARYQDWKNFGVTGYNGTYVGQGVVVSNGTAINYDSKTGAVLNYSALQYAPNKQTAFVQDYVSKYYNVDESNLMSKTFSKLREVSFGFDFPKAWLQKSFIQKISASLYGRNLLYFYGDKRFKDVDLDQYNGAQAQTVLQSPTIRSYGFNLNLSF
- a CDS encoding phosphonate degradation HD-domain oxygenase, yielding MAPSQYNPKAVVEEVFSLYEKFGDADYIGEPVSQLEHMSQAASLAEAEGYDDEVVLAAFFHDIGHLCADAEEVESMDGMGNVDHERLGADYLLERGFSERVANLVQGHVIAKRYLTYKYPEYYNRLSDASKATLEFQGGVMTAAEAAEFELNQDAELIIRLRYWDDMAKEMHVPVNNLNHLKAIALVHLQVVNE
- a CDS encoding helix-turn-helix domain-containing protein, yielding MEEDILIQISNRIKERRREKNITVQELAIRANVSKGLISQIENSRTIPSLIVLIDIIKALEIDLNEFFKDMRSKSDHLPVLVKRKHEYDHFEKEHAEGFHYQRIFTQSISQSTVDIVILELEPDATRPLVETEAFEYKYILSGQVAYQFNDDTITLNQGDSMLFDGRIPHTPKNMSDTTASMLVIYFFEEKK
- a CDS encoding HAD hydrolase-like protein; its protein translation is MSIKLVVFDIAGTTVKDDHEVSKAFRAAMQKSGYEVELEKIDPLMGYEKTLAIRKMLAEHEADQSVITDGLVTTIHKEFVQQMINFYQFEPGIEPLPNVEETFAKLHEQGVKVGINTGFSRDIADTIVNRLQWHEKGLIDYVVGSDEVELGRPHPFMIRKMMEEAGITDPLEVAKVGDTEVDVREGQNTGCRYSIGVTTGIFTRAELETYNPTYIIDDIAQVVEIINQ